One window of Streptomyces sp. SUK 48 genomic DNA carries:
- the rbsD gene encoding D-ribose pyranase, with translation MKKSGILNRHLAGALAELGHGDEVLVCDAGMPIPDGPRVVDLAFRAGVPSFAEVFAGLVDELVLEGATVAEELRGGHLDLVERQFANLDFVPHERLKKLSASARLIVRTGEASPYANVLLRCGVFF, from the coding sequence GTGAAGAAGTCGGGCATCCTGAACCGCCATCTGGCGGGCGCGCTGGCCGAGTTGGGGCACGGGGACGAGGTGCTGGTCTGCGACGCGGGCATGCCGATCCCGGACGGCCCGCGCGTGGTGGACCTGGCCTTCCGGGCGGGTGTGCCGTCCTTCGCGGAGGTCTTCGCGGGCCTGGTGGACGAGCTGGTACTGGAGGGCGCCACGGTGGCGGAGGAGCTGCGCGGCGGCCATCTCGACCTGGTGGAGCGGCAGTTCGCCAATCTGGACTTCGTCCCGCACGAGCGGCTGAAGAAGCTCTCGGCTTCGGCGCGGCTGATCGTGCGCACCGGTGAGGCGAGCCCGTACGCCAATGTGCTGCTGCGGTGCGGGGTGTTCTTCTAG
- a CDS encoding substrate-binding domain-containing protein — MATDTLKSTTGASGAPGGLRRLLLDNGALTALIVLVIALSVLSGDFLTTDNLLNIGVQAAVTAILAFGVTFVIVAAGIDLSVGSVAALSATVLAWSATQHGVPVALAVVLAVATGVAAGLVNGFLIAYGKLPPFIATLAMLSVGRGLSLVISGGVPIPFPDSVSHLGDTLGDWLPVPVLVMIVMGLLAAFVLGRTYIGRSMYAIGGNEEAARLSGLRVKKQKLAIYALSGVFAAVAGVVLASRLSSAQPQAADGYELDAIAAVVIGGASLAGGTGKASGTLVGALILAVLRNGLNLLNVSAFWQQVVIGVVIALAVLLDTVRRKAGATPVTSGGGGNKGKQAATYGLAAVVTVAVVGATSFLHNGSAASDKPKMGLSLSTLNNPFFVQIRSGAQAEAKRLGVDLTVTDAQNDASQQANQLQNFTSSSLDAIIVNPVDSDAASNSVKAADKAKIPVIAVDRGVNKADVDALVASDNIAGGEQAAKTIAGKLGGKGRIVILQGQAGTSAARERAQGFANGLKAYPGIKVVAQQPADFDRTKGLDVMSNLLQAHPDVQGVIAANDEMALGAIKALGSKAGTSVPVVGFDGTPDGLTAVKAGTLYASVAQQPTQLGRIAVDNALKASQGKKVEQTVKVPVKVVTKSNVAGFSG, encoded by the coding sequence GTGGCCACTGACACGCTCAAGAGCACGACGGGAGCGAGTGGCGCCCCGGGCGGCCTGCGCCGGCTGCTGCTCGACAACGGCGCGCTGACCGCGCTGATCGTCCTGGTCATCGCCCTGTCGGTGCTGTCCGGTGACTTCCTGACGACGGACAACCTGCTCAACATCGGTGTCCAGGCGGCCGTGACGGCGATCCTGGCCTTCGGTGTCACCTTCGTGATCGTGGCGGCGGGCATCGACCTGTCGGTCGGCTCGGTGGCCGCGCTGTCGGCGACGGTGCTGGCGTGGAGCGCCACCCAGCACGGGGTGCCGGTCGCGCTGGCCGTCGTCCTGGCGGTCGCCACGGGTGTCGCGGCCGGTCTGGTGAACGGCTTCCTCATCGCCTACGGCAAGCTGCCGCCGTTCATCGCGACGCTCGCGATGCTGTCGGTGGGGCGCGGTCTGTCGCTGGTGATCTCCGGTGGTGTGCCGATCCCGTTCCCGGACTCGGTCTCGCACCTCGGTGACACGCTCGGCGACTGGCTGCCGGTGCCGGTCCTGGTGATGATCGTGATGGGTCTGCTGGCCGCGTTCGTGCTCGGCCGCACCTACATCGGCCGTTCGATGTACGCGATCGGCGGCAACGAGGAGGCCGCGCGCCTGTCGGGCCTGCGGGTCAAGAAGCAGAAGCTCGCGATCTACGCCCTGTCCGGTGTGTTCGCGGCGGTGGCGGGCGTCGTGCTGGCCTCCCGGCTGTCCTCGGCGCAGCCGCAGGCCGCCGACGGCTACGAGCTGGACGCGATCGCGGCGGTCGTCATCGGCGGTGCCTCGCTCGCGGGCGGCACCGGCAAGGCGTCCGGCACCCTGGTCGGCGCGCTGATCCTCGCGGTGCTGCGCAACGGCCTGAACCTGCTGAACGTCTCCGCGTTCTGGCAGCAGGTCGTGATCGGTGTCGTCATCGCGCTGGCGGTGCTGCTCGACACGGTGCGCCGCAAGGCGGGTGCCACCCCGGTGACCAGCGGGGGCGGCGGCAACAAGGGCAAGCAGGCGGCGACGTACGGGCTCGCGGCCGTGGTGACGGTGGCGGTCGTCGGCGCGACCTCCTTCCTGCACAACGGCTCCGCGGCCTCGGACAAGCCGAAGATGGGGCTGTCGCTGTCCACCCTGAACAACCCGTTCTTCGTGCAGATCCGCTCCGGCGCGCAGGCCGAGGCGAAGAGGCTGGGCGTGGACCTGACGGTCACCGACGCGCAGAACGACGCCTCCCAGCAGGCCAACCAGCTCCAGAACTTCACCAGTTCGAGCCTTGACGCGATCATCGTCAACCCCGTGGACTCGGACGCGGCGAGCAACTCGGTCAAGGCCGCCGACAAGGCGAAGATCCCGGTGATCGCGGTGGACCGCGGGGTCAACAAGGCTGATGTGGATGCCCTGGTGGCCTCGGACAACATCGCCGGCGGCGAGCAGGCGGCGAAGACGATCGCCGGGAAGCTGGGCGGCAAGGGCAGGATCGTGATCCTCCAGGGTCAGGCGGGCACCTCGGCGGCGCGTGAGCGCGCGCAGGGCTTCGCCAACGGGCTCAAGGCGTACCCGGGCATCAAGGTGGTCGCCCAGCAGCCCGCCGACTTCGACCGCACCAAGGGCCTCGACGTGATGTCGAACCTGCTCCAGGCCCACCCGGACGTGCAGGGCGTCATCGCCGCCAACGACGAGATGGCGCTCGGCGCGATCAAGGCGCTGGGTTCCAAGGCCGGCACGTCGGTGCCGGTGGTCGGCTTCGACGGCACCCCCGACGGCCTGACCGCGGTCAAGGCGGGCACGCTGTACGCCTCCGTCGCGCAGCAGCCGACCCAGCTCGGCCGGATCGCCGTGGACAACGCGCTCAAGGCGTCCCAGGGCAAGAAGGTGGAGCAGACGGTGAAGGTGCCGGTGAAGGTGGTCACGAAGAGCAACGTGGCCGGATTCAGCGGCTGA
- a CDS encoding DUF397 domain-containing protein gives MLSNEHTVSDASTLTGWFKSSYSGGNHDSCVEIASGHSTVPVRDSKNSGGPALVFSVGCWAAFVGAVKG, from the coding sequence ATGCTGAGCAATGAACACACCGTCTCCGACGCCTCCACCCTCACCGGGTGGTTCAAGTCCAGCTACAGCGGCGGCAACCACGACAGCTGCGTGGAGATCGCCTCCGGCCACTCCACCGTCCCCGTCCGCGACAGCAAGAACAGCGGTGGGCCGGCGCTGGTCTTCTCCGTGGGCTGCTGGGCGGCGTTCGTCGGGGCCGTCAAGGGCTGA
- a CDS encoding helix-turn-helix transcriptional regulator codes for MDIARRPRTPREKYGEELRLRRIAAGRTQDQLSELIVCSPTLISHYESGRRLPKPDDARRIDQALGTDGFFERWLEDLESKYSDYFAVAAELEQEARLIQLFGLTLVPGVLQTEDYASAVFRAYWPNYTAEELEEFLVNRTKRRRIFEGSEQPVVWTLLDESALRHRVGGPKIMACQLHKIADMAEAGRLRLHVLPHCGGAHALMQSDLTLMSFADSAPVAYAEGILTGNLMDDPALVKASQTAYALALSDALSQQESHALVRAAAEEHAHAEQ; via the coding sequence ATGGACATTGCCCGCAGGCCGAGGACACCGCGCGAGAAATACGGGGAAGAGCTGAGGCTGCGGCGAATCGCGGCCGGGCGCACCCAGGATCAGCTGAGTGAACTCATCGTGTGCTCGCCCACGTTGATCAGCCACTACGAGTCGGGCAGGCGGCTGCCCAAGCCGGACGACGCGCGGCGGATCGACCAGGCGCTCGGAACGGACGGATTCTTCGAGCGGTGGCTGGAGGATCTGGAATCGAAATACAGCGACTACTTCGCCGTCGCGGCCGAGCTTGAGCAAGAGGCGAGACTGATCCAGCTGTTCGGACTCACGCTGGTCCCTGGTGTGCTTCAGACCGAGGACTACGCAAGTGCTGTGTTCCGCGCTTACTGGCCGAACTACACGGCCGAGGAACTTGAAGAGTTCCTCGTCAACCGAACGAAACGCCGTCGCATCTTCGAAGGCTCCGAGCAGCCGGTCGTCTGGACACTGCTCGACGAATCGGCGCTGCGACACCGCGTCGGCGGCCCCAAAATCATGGCCTGTCAGCTGCACAAGATCGCCGACATGGCTGAGGCTGGACGGCTGCGGCTCCACGTGCTTCCGCATTGCGGCGGAGCGCATGCCCTCATGCAAAGCGACCTCACGCTCATGAGCTTCGCGGACTCCGCCCCGGTCGCCTATGCCGAAGGCATTCTCACTGGCAACTTGATGGATGATCCAGCGCTAGTGAAGGCCAGCCAGACCGCCTACGCTCTGGCTCTGAGCGACGCGTTGTCGCAACAGGAATCACATGCCCTCGTCAGAGCGGCCGCGGAGGAACACGCACATGCTGAGCAATGA
- a CDS encoding ribokinase, whose translation MYDYDLLVVGSANADLVIGVERRPAAGETVLGGDLSTHPGGKGANQAVAAARLGARTALLARVGEDGHGRLLLDSLRSAGVDPSGVLAGGAPTGVALITVDPSGDNSIVVSPGANARLTPADVRESAALLRAARVVSAQLEIPLETVAEAVRQLPSGTRFVLNPSPPRPLPAEVLAACDPLIVNEHEARVILGEDAGAEPEDWARGLLALGPRSVVVTLGAEGALVADGSGAARVASVKVDAVDTTGAGDAFTAALAWKLGAGASLAEAAGYAARVGAAAVTKAGAQESYPTAGEVEQL comes from the coding sequence ATGTACGACTACGACCTGTTGGTCGTGGGTTCGGCCAACGCCGACCTGGTGATCGGGGTCGAGCGACGGCCGGCCGCCGGTGAGACGGTGCTGGGCGGGGACCTGTCCACGCATCCGGGCGGCAAGGGCGCCAACCAGGCGGTCGCGGCGGCCCGGCTGGGCGCCCGTACGGCCCTGCTGGCGCGCGTCGGCGAGGACGGCCACGGCCGGCTGCTGCTCGACTCCCTGCGCTCGGCCGGCGTCGACCCGTCGGGCGTGCTGGCGGGCGGGGCGCCGACCGGCGTCGCGCTGATCACCGTCGACCCGTCCGGGGACAACAGCATCGTGGTGTCGCCCGGTGCCAACGCCCGTCTCACCCCGGCGGACGTCCGGGAGTCCGCCGCGCTGCTGCGGGCGGCGCGCGTGGTCTCGGCCCAGCTGGAGATTCCGCTGGAGACGGTGGCGGAGGCCGTACGGCAGCTGCCGTCCGGCACCCGTTTCGTGCTCAACCCCTCCCCGCCGCGCCCGCTGCCCGCCGAGGTGCTGGCGGCCTGCGACCCGCTGATCGTCAACGAGCACGAGGCGCGGGTGATCCTCGGCGAGGACGCCGGGGCGGAGCCGGAGGACTGGGCGCGCGGGCTGCTGGCACTGGGCCCCCGCTCGGTGGTGGTGACGCTCGGCGCCGAGGGCGCGCTGGTGGCCGACGGCTCGGGCGCGGCCCGGGTGGCGTCGGTGAAGGTCGACGCGGTGGACACCACGGGCGCGGGCGACGCCTTCACGGCCGCCCTCGCCTGGAAGCTGGGCGCGGGCGCGTCCCTCGCCGAGGCGGCGGGCTACGCGGCCCGGGTCGGCGCGGCGGCCGTGACGAAGGCGGGGGCGCAGGAGTCGTATCCGACGGCCGGGGAGGTCGAGCAGCTGTGA